A genome region from Jeotgalibacillus aurantiacus includes the following:
- a CDS encoding M42 family metallopeptidase, with protein sequence MYTPNTKETMNLLKDLVLIPSPSGNTYDIIQFIQKWLKERHVPSRITNKGGLIVTLHGEDTSLHRVLTAHVDTLGAMVKEIKSDGRLKLSMIGGFRWNAVEGEYCSVETTTGNRFRGTILMHQASVHTYKDAGSAERSEQNIEVRLDEVVHSKKDTEDLGISVGDFVSFDPRPEITKSGFFKSRHIDDKASVAMLLKVIESIVENKETLPYTTHFIIANNEEIGYGGNSNIPVETVEYLAVDMGALGDGQASDEFTVSICAKDSSGPYHYGLRKHLVRLAEEHQIDYKIDLYNYYGSDASAAVRSGADIKHALIGAGVDASHANERTHEKSLYHTESLISRYVFSQLAE encoded by the coding sequence ATGTATACACCAAATACCAAAGAAACAATGAATTTATTAAAAGACCTGGTCTTAATCCCAAGTCCATCCGGCAATACATACGACATTATTCAATTTATACAAAAATGGCTTAAAGAACGTCATGTTCCGTCGAGGATCACTAATAAAGGCGGGCTCATTGTGACGCTTCATGGAGAGGATACTTCCCTCCACAGAGTGCTGACGGCGCACGTAGATACGCTCGGCGCTATGGTGAAAGAAATAAAATCAGATGGAAGACTGAAGCTTTCAATGATCGGCGGCTTTCGCTGGAATGCGGTTGAGGGAGAATATTGCTCAGTCGAGACCACGACAGGAAATCGCTTCAGAGGAACGATTCTGATGCATCAGGCATCCGTACACACATATAAAGATGCAGGTTCGGCTGAAAGAAGTGAACAGAATATTGAAGTGCGTCTCGATGAAGTCGTCCACTCGAAAAAAGATACAGAGGATCTTGGGATTTCTGTGGGGGATTTTGTTTCATTTGATCCTCGTCCTGAAATCACCAAAAGCGGATTTTTCAAATCTAGACACATTGATGATAAGGCAAGTGTTGCCATGCTTTTAAAAGTCATCGAATCTATTGTGGAAAATAAAGAAACGCTTCCTTATACAACCCATTTTATTATTGCGAACAATGAAGAAATCGGTTACGGTGGAAACTCGAACATTCCTGTTGAGACCGTTGAGTATCTGGCGGTTGATATGGGTGCACTCGGTGATGGACAGGCTTCAGATGAATTTACGGTTTCAATCTGCGCAAAAGACAGTTCAGGCCCATACCATTACGGACTAAGGAAACATCTGGTCAGATTAGCCGAGGAGCATCAGATTGATTATAAAATTGATTTGTATAACTATTACGGCTCAGATGCTTCAGCGGCAGTCCGTTCAGGTGCAGATATTAAGCACGCATTGATCGGTGCTGGGGTTGATGCTTCCCACGCAAATGAACGGACGCATGAAAAGTCCCTTTATCATACTGAATCACTGATCAGCCGGTATGTATTCTCACAATTGGCTGAATAA
- a CDS encoding two-component system sensor histidine kinase NtrB: protein MSEEQFITERNKRMLFILWIAYGLQVLSFFIVDQRIEQSLQPHGFIIISFTTALVLLIKQPVIGMWIVLGGLYLYILYFNLNYPLLVNILFFFFGILASSFYLNRKVLMISSSLSSVLISYFFLTHFNEISESFRRADLLYLLLFLILLTTFLLIYTSYIQQIHKRLKQEETQAKKELTSKKGYQNLLFEHAQDAIIVYNLEEIIVEVNPAFEKIYGWAKEEAIGKRLPIVPKERLEEASDRTQRMMQGESFSTFRTKDQRRDGSLVDVEITLSPIFDDDDQVIAMSAIIRDVSYKVETEKYMIQSEKLSLAGEIAAGVTHEIRNPLTVISGFLQMMNEDSNNPYPTYTKVMEAEIQRINLIISEFLVLAKPQADIYKQVSLEELISTTLTLFETELHLKNIQVEQTWDTSPVFLHGDENQLKQVLLNIFKNAADAMPAGGYIKIEVLQAIYRQHPAIEISITDTGTGMEPEVLQKIKDPFFTTKENGTGLGFVISDRIIHSHGGEIRVKSKVNHGTTIKIVLPLSGD, encoded by the coding sequence ATGTCTGAAGAGCAATTTATTACAGAAAGAAATAAGAGAATGCTTTTTATATTATGGATCGCTTACGGTCTTCAAGTACTGTCTTTTTTTATAGTTGACCAGCGGATCGAACAATCCCTTCAGCCTCATGGGTTTATCATCATTTCATTCACAACCGCACTCGTCCTGTTGATCAAACAGCCGGTTATTGGGATGTGGATCGTGCTTGGCGGACTATATTTATACATTTTGTACTTCAATCTTAATTACCCGCTATTGGTTAATATACTCTTTTTCTTTTTTGGGATATTGGCGTCGTCGTTTTATTTAAACAGAAAAGTGCTGATGATTTCGAGCAGTCTCTCTTCTGTTTTAATCAGTTATTTTTTCCTGACACATTTCAATGAGATCTCTGAAAGCTTCCGCCGCGCAGATCTGTTATACCTGCTGTTGTTTCTTATTTTACTGACCACGTTTCTTTTGATTTATACATCCTATATTCAGCAGATCCATAAAAGACTCAAGCAGGAAGAAACGCAGGCAAAAAAAGAACTGACCTCCAAAAAAGGCTATCAGAATTTATTGTTTGAGCATGCCCAGGATGCCATCATTGTTTATAACCTTGAGGAGATCATTGTTGAAGTTAACCCTGCATTTGAAAAGATTTACGGATGGGCAAAAGAAGAGGCGATCGGAAAACGCCTGCCGATTGTACCAAAAGAAAGACTGGAGGAAGCATCTGATCGAACACAGCGAATGATGCAGGGAGAAAGCTTCTCGACCTTCAGAACAAAAGATCAGCGGCGCGATGGCTCGCTTGTGGATGTCGAAATTACCTTATCACCGATTTTCGATGACGATGATCAGGTGATTGCCATGTCGGCCATCATTCGTGATGTTTCTTATAAAGTGGAAACCGAAAAGTATATGATCCAATCAGAAAAATTGTCTCTTGCAGGAGAAATTGCGGCAGGTGTTACACATGAGATCAGAAATCCGTTAACCGTCATTTCCGGTTTCCTGCAAATGATGAATGAAGACTCCAATAACCCGTACCCGACCTATACTAAAGTCATGGAAGCAGAAATTCAGCGCATTAATTTGATTATCAGCGAGTTTCTTGTCCTCGCCAAACCTCAGGCAGACATTTATAAACAGGTTTCACTTGAAGAATTGATTTCAACTACGCTGACTCTATTTGAAACAGAGCTCCATCTTAAAAATATTCAGGTTGAACAAACCTGGGATACGTCTCCGGTATTTCTGCACGGAGATGAAAATCAGTTAAAGCAGGTACTGCTCAACATTTTTAAAAATGCAGCTGATGCGATGCCTGCCGGTGGCTATATCAAGATTGAAGTCTTACAGGCCATTTACCGTCAACATCCTGCAATTGAAATCAGCATTACGGATACAGGAACAGGCATGGAACCGGAAGTGCTTCAGAAAATTAAAGATCCGTTTTTTACAACAAAAGAAAATGGAACCGGCCTCGGGTTCGTCATTTCAGACCGGATTATTCACTCCCACGGCGGAGAAATCCGCGTAAAAAGTAAAGTAAACCATGGAACCACGATAAAGATTGTGCTTCCTTTATCTGGCGATTAG
- a CDS encoding PepSY domain-containing protein, whose product MKKQRMIWMTGGALLLVILIVIVQQFMTSMTSASPITEEEARELINERYPNSEVLTVEETADLFDFTFKTNAGEYQLRLNREDGSIASLEPVSVNAQDDQPIEELLTEEQIREKANAEKSGEITNVELLNEGDSPQYKATIEEGNTRTILYLNAVTGEVDTTEGETIEEAPPSEAPPAEPEPAKIITADEAGNIALTAVAGEIDDIEQGESNGVPYYLIEIETEEDDATVQINAISGEVINITWDD is encoded by the coding sequence ATGAAAAAACAGCGAATGATCTGGATGACAGGAGGTGCACTGCTGCTCGTTATCCTTATCGTGATCGTCCAGCAATTTATGACGTCAATGACCTCGGCATCTCCCATAACAGAGGAAGAGGCCAGGGAACTCATTAATGAACGTTACCCGAACAGCGAAGTATTAACGGTTGAAGAAACCGCCGATTTATTTGATTTTACCTTTAAAACAAATGCGGGTGAATATCAGCTTCGCCTGAACCGCGAAGATGGCTCCATCGCTTCCCTGGAACCTGTATCTGTAAACGCACAGGACGATCAGCCAATCGAAGAGCTGCTGACTGAAGAGCAGATCAGAGAAAAGGCAAATGCTGAAAAGAGCGGAGAGATCACAAACGTTGAATTACTCAATGAAGGTGATAGTCCTCAATATAAAGCTACAATTGAGGAAGGAAATACAAGAACCATTTTATATCTGAATGCTGTAACGGGCGAAGTGGATACGACAGAGGGAGAGACGATTGAGGAGGCTCCACCGTCTGAAGCGCCGCCGGCAGAACCGGAGCCGGCTAAAATCATAACAGCTGACGAGGCGGGTAATATCGCGCTGACAGCTGTTGCCGGTGAGATTGATGATATTGAGCAAGGGGAGAGCAACGGTGTGCCGTATTATCTTATTGAAATCGAAACAGAAGAAGATGACGCCACCGTCCAGATAAACGCCATCTCAGGAGAAGTCATCAATATCACATGGGATGATTAA
- a CDS encoding sensor histidine kinase, giving the protein MKLQNKIHLYTSAVFALLLVMISLAVYFTFSTLTYQSELRSSQATAASTAAGIASSAGVIEDQAILRAYPPANGAASIILEDNTSIGPVTSVGQNDLRNTDEVFYSEERAEIIELNGQRYTFVSIPLIWSNGSIANLQIYESLENAVNNLQILRNVLIAVTLIAFIPVIISGRLLGNVITVPIRSMIKTIKSIQQSGEFKRIHLEGKSRDELYEMGDSFNHMMSLLETNFDKQEQFVANASHELKTPLTVIESYANLVKRRGLDNREVVEESIHAIHSEAIRMKEMTQQLLLLAKHGEQWKLSPEPIYVPELLEESVQAFTNAYGREIKLTIKEGLEIEADKQKLKQLIYIFLDNAHKYSDDSIEIVSGIDVDSGYISIQDKGIGIPKDDLPKVFDRFYRVDKARTRKSGGSGLGLSLAKELSDALGLNVELNSIEGMGTVATIRISLS; this is encoded by the coding sequence ATGAAGCTTCAAAATAAAATTCATCTATACACTTCTGCTGTTTTTGCCCTTTTATTAGTTATGATCAGCCTGGCTGTCTACTTTACTTTCAGTACACTGACTTATCAGAGCGAACTGCGGTCCTCACAGGCGACTGCAGCTTCTACGGCAGCAGGAATAGCATCCTCTGCTGGAGTCATAGAGGATCAGGCGATACTGAGAGCCTATCCTCCTGCAAACGGTGCTGCTTCAATCATTCTGGAGGATAATACCTCAATCGGCCCTGTGACGTCAGTCGGACAAAATGATCTCAGAAATACAGATGAAGTCTTCTATTCAGAGGAGCGGGCTGAAATCATTGAGTTGAATGGACAACGATATACGTTTGTCTCCATCCCTCTCATTTGGTCAAATGGATCAATCGCTAATCTGCAAATTTACGAAAGTCTTGAAAACGCAGTAAACAATCTGCAAATACTTAGAAACGTGTTAATCGCTGTGACGCTGATTGCCTTTATTCCTGTTATTATTTCAGGGAGACTACTCGGCAATGTGATTACGGTCCCGATTCGATCGATGATTAAAACAATCAAATCTATTCAGCAGAGCGGCGAATTCAAAAGGATTCACCTGGAAGGTAAGTCCCGGGACGAATTATACGAAATGGGTGACTCTTTTAACCATATGATGTCGCTTCTCGAAACAAACTTTGATAAGCAGGAGCAGTTTGTAGCGAATGCGTCACATGAATTAAAAACGCCGCTGACCGTCATTGAAAGCTATGCAAATCTGGTAAAAAGAAGAGGGCTTGATAACAGGGAGGTTGTCGAAGAATCCATCCATGCCATTCATTCAGAAGCCATCAGGATGAAGGAAATGACGCAGCAGCTGCTGTTACTCGCAAAACACGGAGAGCAGTGGAAACTGTCTCCGGAGCCCATTTATGTTCCAGAGCTCCTGGAAGAATCAGTACAAGCTTTTACGAACGCATACGGAAGGGAAATTAAACTGACGATTAAAGAAGGATTGGAAATTGAAGCAGATAAACAGAAATTAAAGCAGCTCATTTATATATTTCTGGATAACGCCCACAAATACAGTGACGACTCTATTGAGATTGTCTCAGGTATTGACGTCGATAGCGGCTACATCAGCATACAGGACAAAGGGATCGGTATTCCTAAAGATGATCTGCCAAAAGTATTTGACCGGTTTTACCGGGTTGATAAAGCAAGAACAAGAAAATCAGGGGGATCCGGACTTGGCTTATCTCTTGCTAAGGAATTGTCAGATGCGCTCGGGCTGAATGTAGAATTGAACAGTATCGAAGGAATGGGAACAGTGGCAACCATCAGAATATCTCTTTCCTAA
- a CDS encoding response regulator transcription factor, whose amino-acid sequence MKKRILIVEDEEKIARVLELELSFEGYETEKALTGYEGLEKYRSEQWDLILLDVMLPEMTGIELLRRIRSGDDKTPVILLTAKDSVEDKVTGLDLGANDYVTKPFQIEELLARVRASLRIKKGSVSDGLTAGNLKLDEQTREVSRGGKEIELTPREFDLLVYLMKNVRQVLNREQILNAVWGYDYYGDTNVVDVYIRYLRKKIDLPEETPLIHTVRGVGYVLKVNE is encoded by the coding sequence ATGAAAAAAAGAATTTTAATTGTAGAGGATGAAGAGAAAATCGCCCGTGTATTAGAACTTGAATTATCATTTGAAGGATATGAAACAGAAAAAGCGCTCACAGGTTATGAAGGACTTGAAAAATACCGTTCTGAGCAATGGGATTTAATTTTACTTGATGTCATGCTACCTGAAATGACCGGAATCGAACTGTTAAGAAGGATCCGCTCAGGAGACGATAAAACCCCTGTTATCCTGCTGACAGCGAAAGATTCAGTTGAAGATAAAGTAACGGGTCTTGACCTTGGGGCCAATGATTATGTAACAAAGCCTTTCCAGATTGAAGAACTCCTGGCCCGCGTCCGCGCATCCTTAAGAATTAAAAAGGGTAGCGTGTCTGACGGCCTGACTGCAGGGAATCTAAAGCTGGATGAACAGACGAGAGAGGTAAGCAGAGGAGGCAAAGAAATCGAACTGACGCCGCGGGAATTTGATCTGCTTGTGTATTTAATGAAAAACGTCAGACAGGTTTTGAACCGTGAGCAGATTTTAAATGCTGTATGGGGCTATGACTATTATGGAGATACAAATGTAGTGGACGTTTATATCCGCTATTTACGTAAAAAAATAGATCTTCCTGAGGAAACACCTCTTATCCATACAGTGAGAGGTGTAGGATATGTACTGAAGGTGAATGAATGA
- a CDS encoding SACOL1771 family peroxiredoxin has product MAIHSFHLKADWPGGRNSVGMIKTENLHTKISIPPEMNGPGVGTNPDEMLLGAAATCYIITLAAKLERGKVEIEEMSLTSEGLVEVDDYGVITYRKIIHRPYVKADQASHKKIMRYMESSEESCMISRALKGNVTIELEPVIES; this is encoded by the coding sequence ATGGCAATCCATTCATTTCATTTAAAAGCAGACTGGCCCGGCGGACGTAACAGTGTCGGGATGATTAAGACTGAAAATCTTCACACAAAAATCTCAATCCCTCCTGAGATGAACGGTCCGGGAGTAGGTACGAATCCCGATGAAATGCTGCTCGGTGCTGCAGCAACATGTTATATTATTACGCTTGCAGCTAAGCTTGAGCGCGGAAAAGTAGAGATCGAAGAAATGTCGTTAACGTCTGAAGGGCTTGTGGAGGTGGATGATTACGGCGTCATAACGTATCGAAAGATCATTCACCGGCCATATGTTAAAGCGGATCAGGCTTCTCATAAAAAAATTATGCGCTATATGGAATCATCGGAGGAAAGCTGTATGATTTCGCGCGCATTAAAAGGCAATGTCACGATTGAATTAGAACCCGTTATAGAGAGCTGA
- the aldA gene encoding aldehyde dehydrogenase: MQKHKLYINGEYMDSTGNEWIDIINPATEEVISQTPKSTEEDVNKAIEAAFEAQKTWEKVPSNERGQIVRKLGDKLKEKRETFISLLIEEQGKPKDQATDEVDTAVEYFYYMSEWARRIEGEILPSDRPNENIMIFKKPIGVVAGIVPWNFPVFILARKVATALIAGCTIVLKPSQQTPNTAAEFTKIVDSMSEIPKGVYNYVTGTGSTVGNVMASHPKVGIVTMTGSVGAGVKVMEAASKNITKVNLELGGKAPAIVTENADLDLAVKHILTSRLTNSGQACTNAERIYVQESVAEAFTAKMKEAMANAKAGNPAEESDLDLGPLVSKDRLDEVHEMVEKAIQEGAQVLTGGKPLDRDKGFFYPPTLLTNVKHDHSIIKEEVFGPVLPIVTYKTLDEAIEMGNDTDYGLSSSVYTENYHEAMRVINGLKFGETFVNRENFEAIQGYHAGIRKSGLGGADGKHGLEDFLITHVAYMQYKTE; encoded by the coding sequence ATGCAAAAACATAAGCTTTATATTAACGGTGAATACATGGATTCAACAGGCAACGAATGGATTGACATTATTAACCCGGCAACTGAAGAAGTTATTTCACAAACTCCCAAAAGTACTGAAGAAGATGTTAACAAAGCCATCGAAGCAGCTTTTGAAGCACAGAAGACATGGGAAAAGGTGCCTTCTAATGAACGTGGACAAATTGTCCGTAAACTGGGAGATAAGCTAAAAGAAAAAAGAGAAACCTTCATCTCGCTTTTAATAGAAGAGCAGGGAAAACCGAAGGACCAGGCTACTGACGAAGTCGATACTGCTGTTGAGTACTTCTACTACATGTCTGAATGGGCCAGAAGAATCGAAGGTGAAATTCTTCCAAGTGATCGTCCAAACGAAAATATTATGATTTTCAAAAAACCTATAGGTGTCGTGGCAGGAATCGTACCCTGGAACTTTCCGGTTTTTATTCTTGCCAGAAAGGTTGCAACCGCATTAATTGCAGGCTGTACGATCGTTTTAAAACCGAGTCAGCAGACACCTAATACAGCGGCAGAATTCACAAAAATTGTTGATTCAATGAGTGAAATTCCGAAGGGTGTGTATAATTACGTAACCGGTACAGGTTCAACAGTTGGAAACGTTATGGCATCCCATCCAAAGGTTGGTATTGTGACGATGACAGGCAGCGTTGGCGCAGGTGTAAAAGTAATGGAAGCTGCATCGAAAAATATTACGAAGGTCAATCTCGAGCTTGGAGGTAAAGCACCCGCCATTGTGACAGAAAATGCCGACCTTGATCTTGCAGTTAAGCATATCCTCACATCAAGACTGACGAACTCCGGTCAGGCATGTACGAATGCAGAACGTATTTACGTACAGGAATCCGTTGCTGAAGCATTCACGGCAAAAATGAAGGAAGCCATGGCCAATGCCAAGGCTGGTAATCCAGCAGAAGAATCAGACCTTGACCTCGGACCACTCGTCAGCAAAGACCGACTGGATGAAGTACATGAGATGGTAGAAAAGGCGATTCAAGAAGGTGCCCAAGTGCTGACTGGTGGTAAACCTCTTGACCGTGATAAAGGATTTTTCTATCCCCCGACGCTTTTGACAAATGTAAAACATGATCATTCCATTATTAAGGAAGAAGTATTTGGTCCCGTTCTGCCAATCGTCACTTATAAAACGCTTGATGAGGCGATTGAAATGGGTAACGATACTGACTATGGACTTTCCTCATCCGTTTACACAGAGAACTACCATGAAGCGATGAGAGTCATTAACGGCTTGAAGTTTGGTGAAACATTTGTTAACCGTGAAAACTTTGAAGCCATTCAGGGTTACCATGCGGGGATTAGAAAATCTGGATTAGGCGGTGCAGATGGAAAGCACGGTCTGGAGGATTTCCTGATCACGCATGTTGCTTACATGCAGTATAAAACCGAATAA
- a CDS encoding YeeE/YedE family protein, giving the protein MTQQTQEIPKGWIPGRTTVVTNLSPIQKPQVILGIIAAVALFTWIITTTNMTQGVLFMIGLALGLTLLYARFGFTSAFRRLMAVGNVQGLQAHMVMLAVASTLFAIILSTGFSFTGVDPQGYVSPVGISVIFGSFIFGIGMQLGSGCASGTLYSVGGGQSSMLLTLISFIAGSVLGAYHFTFWMEETWALPPISLAESTGLGFFGAWAVQMALFGIIYYVLVLIARKKNPPMMKPLPTTTGLKKVFRGSWPLLTAAIVLAVLNALTLTVRGNPWGITSAFALWGSKGLEAVGVDVSQWGYWQANAAQLANPILADSTSVMNFGIILGAFIAATATGSFKPGKIKPGIAMSSIIGGLLMGYGSRLAFGCNIGAYFGGIASFSLHGWVWAIMAMLGTGLALFIRPLFGLKNPKPKDSIC; this is encoded by the coding sequence ATGACTCAGCAAACACAGGAAATACCTAAGGGCTGGATACCGGGGCGAACAACCGTCGTTACCAATTTGTCACCCATACAGAAACCTCAGGTCATACTTGGCATTATTGCCGCTGTTGCGTTATTCACATGGATTATCACAACGACTAACATGACGCAGGGCGTGCTGTTCATGATCGGATTGGCGCTGGGTCTGACCCTTTTGTACGCACGATTCGGATTCACCTCAGCTTTCAGACGTCTGATGGCTGTTGGAAACGTGCAGGGATTACAGGCACACATGGTGATGCTGGCCGTAGCATCCACACTTTTTGCCATTATCTTAAGTACCGGATTCAGTTTTACCGGAGTTGATCCTCAAGGGTACGTTTCCCCTGTAGGAATCAGTGTTATTTTCGGTTCATTCATATTTGGAATCGGGATGCAGCTTGGTAGCGGCTGTGCATCAGGAACGCTGTACTCAGTTGGAGGCGGTCAGTCCTCCATGCTGCTGACACTAATCAGCTTTATCGCAGGATCTGTTCTCGGTGCCTATCACTTCACCTTTTGGATGGAAGAGACATGGGCATTACCGCCAATTTCACTGGCAGAATCAACAGGTCTTGGATTTTTTGGCGCATGGGCTGTTCAAATGGCGCTGTTTGGTATCATTTATTATGTACTCGTGCTCATCGCACGCAAAAAAAATCCACCTATGATGAAGCCATTACCAACAACGACAGGCCTAAAGAAAGTGTTCAGAGGATCATGGCCGCTGTTAACAGCTGCTATCGTGCTCGCTGTATTAAATGCATTAACATTAACAGTCCGAGGTAACCCATGGGGTATTACTTCCGCATTTGCACTTTGGGGATCAAAAGGACTCGAGGCAGTAGGTGTAGACGTCTCACAGTGGGGCTACTGGCAGGCAAATGCAGCTCAGCTTGCGAACCCGATACTTGCAGATTCAACAAGCGTTATGAACTTCGGGATTATTCTTGGAGCCTTTATCGCCGCAACAGCAACCGGATCTTTCAAACCGGGAAAAATCAAGCCCGGTATCGCAATGAGTTCTATTATTGGCGGTTTACTGATGGGTTACGGCTCACGCCTTGCATTCGGCTGTAACATCGGAGCCTACTTTGGCGGAATCGCCTCATTCAGCCTTCACGGCTGGGTATGGGCAATCATGGCCATGCTCGGAACCGGCCTCGCCCTATTCATCCGGCCACTATTCGGCCTGAAAAACCCAAAACCAAAAGATTCGATCTGTTAA
- a CDS encoding sensor domain-containing phosphodiesterase yields MSKDSNSSFSLQQQKLFQLAKSKKISSVELQHTIEQLCEGIAEMIQCERIGVWLFDDEQPSLTALNVYQQHNGMHTSGERLHKHQFPAYFTLLKGTRVIAISDVSNDERVKELYPDYFSKAGNIQSMIDAPIVLANGVAGVVCCESSIARSWTRLEESLAGTFSDLVGFLLDSLQQQEMEKKLEYLAYYDQLTGLPNLNLFYSEVNGSIHRAENPVLCYLQVDQVDQIIDALGYDGGDQIIKEIAGRFNRVLKSNETVARADHDHFALFLDEADVENRLKNILFLMSPPFLVTGYDVTATFSAGVSRHFHGENPAKELLQSAQIALNRGKMRSARSSVTWFTEEMKESSKDHFAIEMDLRKGLDLNQFILYFQPQVEGEEGEITGFESLIRWNHPEIGLVPPGVFIPLAESTGFIIPLGEWVIKESIKELKKFHDNGMDQVTMSINISPRQFLHQRLPAIINEGLLQYHIPPERLCLEITESVAMEEEDLVIERLKLFDDMGIQLSVDDFGTGFSAFVYLQEYPIKEIKIDKEFIRRLTTNHKSMAIVKTIIDLAENLDISVIAEGLETIEQWALLNELGCKRFQGYLLSRPLPPDEINGWIDNYKRASFYSITRRK; encoded by the coding sequence ATGTCCAAAGATTCGAATTCATCCTTTAGTCTTCAGCAGCAAAAGCTATTCCAGCTTGCAAAATCAAAGAAAATTTCTTCCGTTGAATTACAGCATACGATCGAACAGCTATGTGAAGGCATTGCTGAAATGATTCAGTGTGAGCGGATCGGGGTCTGGCTGTTTGATGATGAGCAGCCTTCGTTAACTGCCCTTAATGTATATCAGCAGCATAATGGGATGCATACGAGTGGAGAGCGATTGCACAAGCATCAGTTTCCTGCCTATTTTACTCTTTTGAAAGGAACTAGAGTGATCGCGATTTCAGATGTATCGAACGATGAGCGCGTGAAGGAATTGTATCCTGATTATTTCTCTAAGGCTGGCAATATACAGTCCATGATTGATGCTCCAATCGTTTTAGCCAATGGTGTGGCGGGTGTGGTTTGCTGTGAATCCTCTATAGCCCGCAGCTGGACCAGGCTTGAGGAATCGCTTGCCGGGACGTTTTCAGATCTTGTCGGTTTTCTTCTGGACAGTCTGCAGCAGCAGGAAATGGAGAAAAAGCTGGAATATCTCGCCTACTATGATCAGCTGACTGGACTGCCAAATTTGAATTTGTTTTACAGCGAAGTAAACGGATCGATTCATCGTGCCGAAAACCCTGTCTTATGTTATCTCCAGGTGGATCAGGTGGATCAAATTATTGATGCGTTGGGATACGATGGGGGAGATCAGATTATTAAAGAAATTGCAGGCCGTTTTAACAGGGTGTTAAAAAGCAACGAAACAGTTGCACGGGCAGACCATGATCATTTTGCGCTGTTTCTTGATGAAGCAGACGTGGAAAACAGGCTGAAAAATATTCTTTTTTTGATGAGTCCGCCGTTTCTGGTAACCGGCTATGATGTGACCGCAACATTCAGCGCAGGTGTCAGCCGCCACTTTCATGGTGAAAACCCGGCAAAAGAACTTCTGCAGAGTGCTCAGATTGCCCTTAACAGAGGAAAGATGAGATCGGCCAGGAGCTCTGTGACATGGTTTACGGAAGAGATGAAGGAATCAAGCAAGGATCATTTTGCCATTGAAATGGATTTAAGAAAAGGGCTTGATCTGAACCAGTTTATTTTATATTTTCAGCCTCAGGTTGAAGGGGAAGAAGGGGAGATAACGGGATTTGAATCACTGATCCGGTGGAATCACCCTGAGATTGGTCTGGTGCCACCCGGAGTATTTATCCCTCTGGCGGAATCAACAGGATTTATCATTCCGCTTGGTGAGTGGGTCATAAAAGAGTCGATTAAAGAGTTGAAAAAATTCCATGATAACGGTATGGATCAGGTGACGATGTCGATTAATATATCGCCGAGGCAGTTTCTCCATCAAAGGCTTCCTGCCATTATTAATGAAGGGCTGTTGCAATATCATATTCCGCCTGAAAGACTCTGTCTGGAAATAACAGAATCAGTGGCAATGGAGGAAGAGGACCTTGTGATTGAACGGTTGAAGCTGTTTGATGACATGGGCATTCAGCTATCAGTTGATGATTTTGGCACAGGGTTTTCTGCTTTTGTGTATTTACAGGAATATCCGATAAAAGAAATTAAGATTGATAAAGAGTTTATAAGGCGGTTAACGACGAACCATAAAAGCATGGCCATCGTGAAAACAATCATTGATCTTGCGGAAAACCTTGATATTAGCGTGATTGCTGAAGGGTTGGAAACAATAGAGCAGTGGGCGCTTTTGAACGAGCTTGGCTGTAAGAGGTTTCAGGGGTATCTGCTCAGCAGGCCTTTGCCGCCGGATGAGATTAATGGCTGGATCGATAATTATAAGCGGGCTTCGTTTTATTCGATTACGAGAAGGAAATAA